A stretch of Aythya fuligula isolate bAytFul2 chromosome 1, bAytFul2.pri, whole genome shotgun sequence DNA encodes these proteins:
- the SPICE1 gene encoding spindle and centriole-associated protein 1, whose translation MSRVLLRGARARPRGPAAAARKGPRKAAARRDWDSTVHDLTVHRATPEDILRRHEIHKSKNKALVHLELQEKALKRKCKKQKQLDPDSLEKRKLALMREILSDQYHLQDVLERSDEVMAVAKHLFGDAPRTRTGFPNVTVAPNCDVESPQGPIIQKHDPPTELSILSESVMDSQALNEVQEEALSICPSEDGQHESLNFKSSVNADRLLQILREENSLVNSRLWAERGMRRTTLSQEVPLTPTTFSPSLDHSALNATSVVKRIHSRLQNEDEEETLDSTYTVRQVLHPNSGKQKQISAKMKRKQTVQSSARQRRDDSLAHSIPIDLQRDNKSSLDVLSCMLHEVEHELEEYERCTGREVQKAPRSEGLTGFTLSLVNALCRLMRYLKESEIQLREKELMRQRHEEMLNEHRELIDALTAEILLAREENITIQKKLQQYMIVTDEQITSLTQAFKSLPMVEPRREQSPNHFGTASNSPASGQEKTDLSCFEPRSDEGNRENMLKLPQEELPFKFPQKPSASSGVGAGRSLPAHIFQPAVLLSPPRQKSNQESSPLQNVFTTISQFTENTAREPGKEKSSPSSLRTQSTTEETNLITQRQPIPTADKDLESSQEKISLPCPADARKNSAIEEFSQSSDLLGQIAELTQQNSLIKTQLSKLRSFSEDKSACLHQPDSMQTTNPSSDSSQGQTPLVATKSLEERIAELNRQSTEARDKLLQLIDQQKVAAADLVSPMISSVLPPSLNYTENTRRTIEVSIPVAASADSSKESVSPASVTSVRRSVGDSSKPCSPLSAMSESVKLTPVSQRPKAEKQKEEGWFALSMHIM comes from the exons atgTCGCGGGTGCTGCTGAGGGGGGcgcgggcccggccccgcggccccgccgctgccgccaGGAAGGGGCCGAGGAAGGCGGCGGCCAGGCGGGACTGGGAC AGTACTGTCCATGACCTGACAGTCCACCGTGCCACGCCTGAGGACATC CTGCGTCGCCATGAAATAcacaaatcaaaaaacaaagcactggtCCATCTAGAACTGCAAGAGAAggctctgaaaagaaaatgtaagaaacaaaagcaactgGACCCCGATtctttggagaagaggaaattGGCTCTGATGCGTGAG ATTCTCTCTGATCAGTACCATTTGCAAGATGTATTGGAACGATCTGATGAGGTCATGGCTGTGGCAAAACACTTGTTTGGGGATGCTCCTCGCACACGAACAG GTTTCCCTAATGTAACGGTGGCTCCTAACTGTGACGTAGAATCACCTCAAGGACCCATCATACAAAAACACGATCCTCCCACTGAGCTTTCTATCCTTAGTGAATCTGTCATGGATTCCCAG GCTCTTAATGAAGTGCAAGAAGAAGCATTATCAATCTGTCCATCGGAAGATGGACAGCATGAATCTCTGAATTTCAAATCCAGCGTCAATGCTGACAG GCTGCTTCAGAtactgagagaagaaaattcattGGTGAATTCTCGGTTGTGGGCTGAAAGGGGTATGAGAAGAACTACCTTATCACAAGAAGTACCTTTAACTCCAACAACTTTTTCTCCATCATTGGATCATTCAG CCCTCAATGCTACCAGTGTAGTCAAGAGAATCCATTCAAGACTTCAGAATGAAGACGAAGAAGAGACGCTAGACTCAACTTACACTGTGAGACAAGTGCTGCACCCAaactcaggaaaacaaaagcaaatttcagcaaaaa tgaaaagaaagcaaactgtaCAGAGCTCAGCAAGACAGAGGAGAGATGATTCTCTTGCTCATTCAATCCCCATTGACCTTCAGAGGGACAATAAATCCAGCCTAGATGTTCTCAGCTGTATGTTACACGAAGTGGAGCATGAACTGGAGGAATATGAGCGATGTACAGGCCGTGAGGTTCAAAAAGCTCCGAGAAGTGAAGGCCTCACTGGATTTACCTTGTCCCTGGTGAATGCTCTCTGTCGATTGATGCGCTACCTCAAAGAG AGTGAAATACAACTGCGTGAGAAAGAGTTGATGAGGCAACGTCATGAGGAGATGTTGAATGAGCACCGAGAACTGATTGATGCTTTGACTGCAGAAATACTTCTAGCGAGGGAAGAAAACATTACTATACAG AAGAAACTTCAGCAATACATGATTGTAACAGATGAACAGATAACCTCTCTCACTCAAGCATTTAAAAGTCTCCCTATGGTAGAACCTAGAAGAGAACAAAGTCCAAACCATTTTGGAACTGCAAGCAACAGTCCAGCAAGTGGCCAag aaaaaacTGATCTGAGCTGTTTTGAGCCCAGGAGCGATGAAGGCAACAGGGAAAATATGCTGAAGTTACCACAAGAAGAACTGCCTTTCAAGTTTCCTCAGAAGCCAAGTGCCTCAAGTGGTGTAGGAGCAGGTAGAAGCTTGCCGGCTCACATCTTCCAGCCAGCTGTCCTGTTGTCACCACCTCGTCAGAAGAGCAATCAGGAATCGTCTCCCCTCCAGAATG TATTTACAACAATTTCTCAGTTTACTGAAAACACTGCGAGAGAACCAGGCAAAGAAAAGAGCTCACCCTCCTCCCTGAGAACACAGAGCACAACTGAGGAAACCAATCTTATCACTCAAAGGCAACCAATTCCTACTGCAGACAAAGACTTGGAGAGTTCCCAAGAGAAAATCAGTCTGCCCTGCCCAGCTGATGCCAGAAAAAACAGTGCAATTGAAGAGTTCTCTCAAAGTAGTGATCTGTTGGGACAGATAGCTGAGCTTACACAGCAGAACTCACTAATTAAAACTCAGCTGAGCAAACTGAGAAGCTTCTCAGAAGACAAAAGTGCCTGCCTACATCAGCCAGACTCGATGCAAACTACAAATCCTAGTTCAGACTCTTCACAAGGACAG ACTCCTCTTGTGGCAACGAAGAGCTTGGAAGAAAGAATAGCAGAGCTGAATCGTCAAAGTACAGAAGCACGTGATAAACTGTTGCAGCTAATAGATCAGCAGAAAGTAGCTGCTGCCGATCTGGTCTCTCCAATGATATCTTCAGTTCTGCCCCCGTCCCTAAATTATACTG aaaataCAAGGAGGACAATTGAAGTGTCTATTCCTGTGGCAGCTTCTGCGGACAGCTCCAAAGAGAGTGTTTCCCCTGCCAGTGTGACCAGTGTCAGAAG GTCTGTAGGGGACTCTAGCAAACCTTGTTCACCCCTGAGTGCCATGTCAGAAAGTGTGAAACTAACTCCTGTCAGTCAAAGGCCAAAG gcagaaaaacaaaaagaagaaggtTGGTTCGCATTGTCAATGCATATTATGTAA